The genomic interval AGAAATATGAAACTGTGATTAGCATACTGCTGTGAATTCGAAAAGTAAATAAAAATTTTATTATGACCTATACTTCCTATGTTTCTATAATACTATTGTCTTCCCTCCTAAATGTTTAATGATAAACAATATATAATACTCTTCTCTTACTACATCATTTTACATATATGATCAATAATACAAAAAATAGGAGCTTCTATTCTGAAGCTCCTGCCCTCTTATAACATACGTAAAACCGATCGAAATTCATGCGTCTCTAGCATATACCGTACCTTTTCGTCATCATATTGAAAATACGCCTCATCAAGCGAGCAAGAAATTGGTACATCACATTTAATTTCAGCAAGCTTTCGGGATAAATGAAGCATCTCAAGCTCTGCTTCAATTTTCGCCCGCTGCCCCTTCGTTAATGAAGATAAATTTTCTAAAATTCCTTCGATACTTTCATACTCCATTAATAATTTTAACGCTGTTTTTTCACCAATTCCTTTTACACCTGGATAGTTATCTGCTGTATCGCCCATTAACGCTTTTAAATCAATCATTTGCCTCGGCTTAATCCCTTTCCATTCATAAAAACTATGAGGATTATGCACATCATAATTACCAAAGCCTTTTTTCAATAACACAACAGAAATATGCTCATCTAACAGCTGCAGCATATCTTGATCTCCCGTTAAGATGCCTACACGACTATCCTTAGCTGACGCCTTCGCAATCGTTCCAATACAATCATCCGCTTCAAAACCGGCTAGTCCAATATTCGGAATATCAAAGGCTTGAACTACTTCCTTCGCTAAATCAAACTGTGGAATCATTTCCACTGGTGCATCCGAACGATTCGCCTTATACCCATCAAACAGTTCATTTCGAAACGTATGACTGCCCATATCCCAACAAACCGCCACATGGCTTGGCTTAAAATGATTAGTTGCCGTTAGCATATGCTTTAAAAACCCTTGCACTGCATTGGTCGGTACACCTTTTGAATTAATCATAAACTGTCCTGTAACAGCTGTTCCATAAAAAGCTCTAAATAAAAGCGCCATCCCGTCTACAAGTAGAAAAGTTGGACACTGTTCATTTTCATTTCCTAACATACTACCACCTCAACTATGATGTCTACTTATTTTATCATGATTTTTATTAATATAGTTACTTTTTAAAAGAGCTTTGTTATAGGACGCTGTTCATTTTTGGCTCCTACCCATTTGATCAACAATATTGTTTAACACAGCCTTTTTAAAAAACACTAGTCAATAATTCCTATTTTTCAAAATATTAGTTGAAAATATATATAAATTATATTAATTTAGTGACTAGTGTTATAAATTATGACACAAAATAGAATAAGGGGGTTCAAAATGAAAGGTCGTAAATTAAGCTTTACCCTGTTAACAACTTTTATTTCTCTATCATTAGCTGGTTGTTCTTCAGGAGTAACCGAATCAACCAAGGAAGAAAAGCTTCAAAAAGAAGAATCCACAGAAACGTCAACAACTGTACATCATGAAACGGATTGGTCTTACAAAGGAGAAACAGGACCAGAACATTGGGGTGAGTTAGATCCTCTAAACTCTGCATGTATAAACGGGAAGGAACAATCCCCTATCAATGTTGAGACATCCCAAATTAAAGCAGATAAACAACTTGAAAAACTAGAAATCAACTACATATCCTCTGAATTTTCCCTAGAAAACAATGGACATACTATTCAAGGGAACCCTGCAACATCAGATAACTTCATTGTTCTAAACAATAATAAGTATACATTAGCTCAATTTCATTTTCATACACCAAGCGAACATCAATTTAATGGACAAAACTTTGATATGGAATTACATCTCGTACATAAAGATGACAAGAATCAATTAGCCGTAGTAGGGCTAATGATTAAGGAAGGCAAAGCAAATGAGGTTCTTGAACAAGCTTGGAAAGCTCTCCCTCAAGAAAAAACAACTGAAGCGAAGAAACTAGCTAATCCGATAAACTTAACGGAGATTCTTCCAAAGGATCAACAATCATTTAGATATAATGGTTCATTAACGACTCCCCCGTGTTCTGAAAACGTTAATTGGATTATATTAGAGCAGCCAATTGAAATGTCTAAAGAACAAATCGAGGCATTTCGTAAAATCTTTCCAGATAATCATCGTCCTGTCCAACCATTAAATGAACGTGAAATTAGGAAGAGTTAATCTATTGATATTTTTATTTTAGTAGCTATATCTAGTATCACTGTGAAAAGAGATGTAGAATCACCCTTTCACACGAAAAACAGTAAAAAAGCAGACTTACTTATTTTAGTAAGTCTGCTTTTTTCATTAAGAATGCTTTCTTTTCATTTTCGCCAATACTTCTTCATAGTACGGAATATCCACTTTTTCTTCTAAAGCAGAACGTAAACCAGCAAAGATATCAGCAATTTCTCGTTGATAGGCTTGTTGAATGGCAGCTAGTTCTTCTTCAAGCATCGCTGTGTAGGCTTCAAACATACGTCCACCTTGGAATTGTACATAATCAAGAGCCGGCTGATCTAAACGCGCTTGAATAGCATTGCTCATATGCACTTTTTCATTTTTTTCAAAGAAGGCCTTTGGATTCTTAAAAAGAGCTAACTCTTTTTTGAATTCCGCTTCTGTTAGGTCTTCAAAGGCCCGCTTGAATTCAGGAATATCCCGTCCTGCCGCTTCATAAGACTGCAAAGAAATGGTCTTTCTAACATCTTGAATTTGCTGTAACAGTGACACTTGCTTTTCTTTTAATAACTTATTAACAAATACTTCTGAACGCAAAGCCGTCGCTCTCATTTCCTGGGAAAGGTCAAAGCCTAATGATTCTAGTAAACTTTGTAGCGCTTGCTTCAATACAACCTTTAAGTCCTGCCCATCGTCTTTAATAACAGCTGGGTTAAAGGATTCTTTAAAGAAATCCGTAAAACGTAAAAAGACACGCTGCTTACTATAGAAAGTTAGTTCATCCACTTCTTTTTTCAATCGTTTTTTCTCTGCTTCGCTCGGAATCACCGCAAGTATGTCAGCAATCGCTTGACTTTCCTCGTTCAACGTTTCTAATGCACGCAATTTCGCTTGCTCATCTTGTTTAGAAGCAGCAATTACATCCGCTAATAGTTCTTCTGCGCGAATGACGGCCGCTTCTGCTGACTCAATCGCAAGGTCCGTTAAATCATGTTCAATAAAGTCATCGAAACGTGATTGGAACGTACTAATTCCACTATTCGGCAAGAATGCGTGATGGAAGGAACCTGGCTCAAGCTTTTCTGAAAGCGCCCCTTTACTCGTTAACGGGAATAATTTCGGGAAGCGAATACCAAAGCCATTTAATTGGTCTTTCACATATTCGATTACGTCCTCTAATTCTTCTGTCGTTTCCGCCAAATCTACCGCATTAACGATAAAGAACATTTTATCCATCGCAAAGGAATCTTTAACACGACCAAGCTGAATTAAAAACTCACGGTCCGCTTTCGAGAATGGATGATTATAATACGTCACAAATAAAATGGCATCCGAATTTTTAATATATTCAAAGGCCGCTCCTGTATGACGAGCATTAATGGAATCGGCTCCCGGTGTATCAACTAATACCATTCCTTGCTTCGTCATGGCGCAATCATAATACAGTTCAATTAAATCAACAAGACAAGACTTCGATTCCTCAGCCGCAAAGCTTTTAAAGCCATCTAAATCTACTGTAATAACTGTACCAAGCTGCTCTTTGTAAGGAGGTAACCCTTGATGAAACGCTCTTAAGAAAGAAAGATACGTTTTACCTGTTTCCTGTTCATCTGCTTTCGCAACAATCTCACCCGCAAATTGATACGCTTCATCCAGTGTTTTTGCCTGCTTTCCAAAAGCATTTAGCGCAAGTGATACATCTTCGAGTAACATCGCTTCTGTTTTTAATTGAACAGTTGCAGTACCGTGTGAATGCTCCGCATTTGACGCCATAATTTTATTGATAGCAGCTGTCGTCGGATTCGGTGAAACAGGCAATACTTTTTCGCCCATTAACGCATTAGCGAAGGAGGATTTCCCTGCACTAAAAGCCCCGAATAAAGCAACGGTAAATGTTTGCTGCTCTAGGCGACTGGCTTTGTCTGTTAATTCTTTGTATAAAGATTGGAATCCTTTTAAAGGCTGAATCAGTTGGGCGGCTTCTTGTAAACTTGTTGCCGTTTCAAGAAGTTTTTCTTTTCCGCGTAAATCGCCTTTAACAACCGATGCTTCCTTCACGTCTGTACCAGCACTTGCTTCCATTTCTGCAAGAATAGAAGCACCAGCTCCATCACGTACTTCGTGATTTCCTATTTCCATCATCTTCACAGTCACATTTCGTTCCTCTTCTAGCCATTGATTCACTAATGTGTCAACAGCTAGATTGTCGAATACATCAGAAGTTGCATGTGCAATATCTTGCAGCTCTTTTTGTTCTTTTGTTACTTTATCACCTAAGGCGGCGGAAGCATTTAATGCTCTTTCAAAATCAGCATACTGCTCAAGTTCAGTAGATAGCTGACGTAATTTATTATCCGCTTTCTTCTTCATAGCAGCTAATAAATCTGCTAAAAATTGATCCGCTACTCCACGTGCTTCTTTCTTTATAGAGTTCGCCAAGTCATTTGTATAATTCAGCACATACTCTCCGGTCATACTAGCTTGCGGTTTTAAAGAGCCTCTTAAAAACTCCTCCATAATGGAAATCGAAAGCGATTGTGCCTCACTTTCTAAGTTCGCATCATGAACCTCAGCATCTGCAAGGACTTTAACGGCCATTTCTTTAATATGCCATTCCAGTTGAATCTTCACCTTTTCTTGAATATCAGCAAGAAAAGCACCTAATCGCTCCTCTTTCTCAGCCATTGTTTTCTTTTTAGCAAACAGCATGCCTACTTTGAAATCAGGCTGTGTGGATTCTAAAAAGGCTGTCGCTAAATCACGCGTAGGAGCTGGCATTAGATAAGCATTTTTCAAAATCTCTTCTAAATCATCCGTAAATCGTTCTTTCACATGATTGATTCGTGCAAGAATGTCACGCTTTTCTTGTTGAAGACTTTCCACTTGCTCCGTCATTTGCGCTCGTTCATCATCCGGTAATTCTGCTAATAATGTAAACTCTTTCTCATGCTCTTCCTCAAATTGTTCCTCTAACCAAGTAAGATGCTTCTCGATTAAAACATGGGCAGACTGCATAACTGTGTCTGTACCACTGGCTTCACCTTTCTCAGCCATCTCATAAATAAATTGACGTACCGTTTCAATTTGGTTCGCTTCTAAATCTAAATCCCTTACAGATGTATAGAAAATACCACTTGGGAATACATTCCAGTTTGCGAATGCTTCCGTTACGGAACGCTGAAAGCCTTCAAAGCTGAGTTCTTTCTCATCGTGCTTATCAATCATATTAATAATTAAGTACGTTGGTTTATTTGCTTCAATTAGTTCCTTTGTAAATAGAAAATTCACTTCCGATTGAACATGATTGTAATCCATCACATAAAACACAACATCTGCTAAATGCAGAGCCGACTCTGTCGAAACCCGGTGTGCATCATCCGTAGAATCAATCCCAGGTGTGTCCATAATGACACAAGATTCTGGCAATGGAAATTCACTTGAACTAATCGTAATCGCTGAGACAGAGTCACCATCTTTAGCAAATTTCTTTACTTCCTTAAAATCATACGGCGCTGGAAATAAGACAGGCGGCTGATCATGGTAGAATACTTTCGCATAGTTCTCCCCTTTTTGCACCTTAACTGTATTCGCGCTTGTTGGAATCGGACTCGATGGCAACACTTGATCTTGTAATAAAAAGTTAATCATGCTTGATTTTCCGGCTGAAAAGTGACCGCAAAATGCGAGGACAAACTCATCTTGATTACATTTCATTATTAACTGCTTCATTTTATCGGCATTACTTACATCCCCAGCCGACTGAAACTTTTCATATAGTGCGGTCAAAACTCCTATTTTTGACTGTTGCTCTAATGTTTGTTGAATCATGAATCCATACCCCTCATATCTCTTTATTTATACTTATTGTAAACGATTTCTACATTTATTCCTACAGGAAAATTCAGACCTCATTGTATGAAGGCATAAAAAAAAAGCCAGATTCATGATCTGACTGGTTGAACGGAAACTACTGTTACCATATTTTCATTTTTCACATGGTTTTGCTTGTTCGCTACTTTAACCGGCTTTTGAATATGACTTAATACATGTTTCATCACAAAGCTATATGTAACTACCGTTAATAAAATAAACAACCAAACCATTTAAAGCACCGTCCTTTTAATTATTTATATCGTCATTCATTAGTAAGTATATTGAGAATAATTTTCATGTTCATTTGAATCTTATCATGAACGATAATCATTTTCAATGAATTTTTTGACTTTTTTATTTATTATTTTTGCTTAAATACAGAAAGATATGCTGTATGTTCCTGCAAAGCCCGCTCCTCTATTGGAATTCGCACCCTCATCATCCAAAGATTTAATAATGAAAAAATAATGGCTGTGAAGTAAGCATTAAACAACAGCGATAACACAAGAATTTCGGTAGCCACAATAACATAGTTCGGATGCTTCATAAATTTATAGGGTCCTTTAATAACGACATCAGCTGATGGTAAGACAATAATCTTCGTATTCCAATGTTTCCCTAAAGAGCTTATCACCCATATTCGTCCTATTTGAGCAAGTGTAAACAACAACAACCAAATTGGCCATAAAGAAGATAACTCACGATCTAATAGAAGCACTTCACTCAGCAACACTGTAAAGAAACCAATATGAAGTAAGACAATCCATGGATAATGGTCCGCCCCAAACTCAATCGCACCGCTGTTTTTTAACTGTTTTTCATTTCGTTTTGCAATAATTAGTTCGATGAACCGTTGTCCAACAACAAAACTAAGTAAAATCGGAAATAACATTAGTTCCACCTCATTAAGACTAATTCTGAAGAAAAACCAGGTCCAAGTGCGGCTGCTAAGCCATATTCTCCACGGATCCCTCCACGTTCCATAAATCGTTCTAATACATATAAAACGGTCGCTGAAGACATATTTCCAAATTCCTTTAAAACCTCCATAGAAATCAATGTCATCTCTTCATCAAATCCTAGTGCCTCTTGATAAGCCTCAATCACTTTCTTTCCACCTGGATGCGCCACAAAGTAGCGAATATCTTGCAATGTCACGTTATATTCTTCAAGAAAGGCTGTAACATTCGGTTTTAGCCATTGTTTCACAATTGTTGGAATATCTTTTGAAAACACAACATACAGTCCTTCATCTTTCACATTCCAGCCCATAACATCTAATGAATCAGGCATAAGTGTTGATTGACTCGCAAGCACATGAAACTGCTGGCCTCTACTGGAAAGCTCCGCTGCCGGCACGTCGTCTCCGCATACTAAAATACAGCTTACCCCATCGGAAAAAAGCGATGTTCCAATGATATTGCTTTTAGAAATATCCCGTTTCTGAAACGTTAAACTACAAAGCTCTACACTAAGTACAAGCACCTTTGCTTTAGGATAAGCTTGACAATAGTCAAAAGCGCGCGCAAGTCCGCTCGCCCCCCCCGCACACCCAAGCCCCCAAATCGGAATCCTTTTGGTATGTGGACGGAATGGGAGAATATTCATAATTCGAGCTTCAATCGTTGGTGTTGCAAGTCCTGTACTAGATATGTAAAAAAAAGCATCAATTTCGCTCTCTGCTACTTCCCTTTTTAAAAATCGTTCATTTGTTAAACACTTCTTAACCGCCTCTACACCGAATTGAACCGCTTGGTCGATATACATGTCGTTTCTTTCCGCAAAGGTCCGGTCTTCTTTAAACCAGTCTAGATGATTGGACAAATAACGCGTTTGCACTTGTCCATTTTTAAATGCTTGTAATAATCGTTCGATATTCTTAAATGATTCTCCAAAAAGCTCTCTTGAGAACTCCATAATCGCGTCCTGTGTTAACGCATAAGGCAACTCTGCATGAGCTGAAGACAATACATAAGCCATGTTCCCACTCCTTCAATTAGTGGTTAATATCTCCAGTCATTGAAGGATTATTCAAAGTATCATTCTCCCTGTAAATAAAGTTCATAAATTTTTAAAAACAAATAGTAATTTAAGACTATTTCTTTGGTATGATAAAAGAAATTCATGGAATCGGAGGAAATGAAAATGGCCATTAGTACTCATGTTACAACTGTTTTAAATGGAACGATTTCAGCTGTAAAGTCAGTATTACCACTCACAATGGAAACGGACAAACCAAACCTAATTAACCAACCTTTCGAACAAGAAGCTCTTAGTGTATTAAT from Peribacillus asahii carries:
- a CDS encoding 5'-3' exonuclease, translating into MLGNENEQCPTFLLVDGMALLFRAFYGTAVTGQFMINSKGVPTNAVQGFLKHMLTATNHFKPSHVAVCWDMGSHTFRNELFDGYKANRSDAPVEMIPQFDLAKEVVQAFDIPNIGLAGFEADDCIGTIAKASAKDSRVGILTGDQDMLQLLDEHISVVLLKKGFGNYDVHNPHSFYEWKGIKPRQMIDLKALMGDTADNYPGVKGIGEKTALKLLMEYESIEGILENLSSLTKGQRAKIEAELEMLHLSRKLAEIKCDVPISCSLDEAYFQYDDEKVRYMLETHEFRSVLRML
- a CDS encoding isoprenylcysteine carboxyl methyltransferase family protein, with product MLFPILLSFVVGQRFIELIIAKRNEKQLKNSGAIEFGADHYPWIVLLHIGFFTVLLSEVLLLDRELSSLWPIWLLLFTLAQIGRIWVISSLGKHWNTKIIVLPSADVVIKGPYKFMKHPNYVIVATEILVLSLLFNAYFTAIIFSLLNLWMMRVRIPIEERALQEHTAYLSVFKQK
- a CDS encoding type III polyketide synthase, yielding MAYVLSSAHAELPYALTQDAIMEFSRELFGESFKNIERLLQAFKNGQVQTRYLSNHLDWFKEDRTFAERNDMYIDQAVQFGVEAVKKCLTNERFLKREVAESEIDAFFYISSTGLATPTIEARIMNILPFRPHTKRIPIWGLGCAGGASGLARAFDYCQAYPKAKVLVLSVELCSLTFQKRDISKSNIIGTSLFSDGVSCILVCGDDVPAAELSSRGQQFHVLASQSTLMPDSLDVMGWNVKDEGLYVVFSKDIPTIVKQWLKPNVTAFLEEYNVTLQDIRYFVAHPGGKKVIEAYQEALGFDEEMTLISMEVLKEFGNMSSATVLYVLERFMERGGIRGEYGLAAALGPGFSSELVLMRWN
- a CDS encoding dynamin family protein is translated as MIQQTLEQQSKIGVLTALYEKFQSAGDVSNADKMKQLIMKCNQDEFVLAFCGHFSAGKSSMINFLLQDQVLPSSPIPTSANTVKVQKGENYAKVFYHDQPPVLFPAPYDFKEVKKFAKDGDSVSAITISSSEFPLPESCVIMDTPGIDSTDDAHRVSTESALHLADVVFYVMDYNHVQSEVNFLFTKELIEANKPTYLIINMIDKHDEKELSFEGFQRSVTEAFANWNVFPSGIFYTSVRDLDLEANQIETVRQFIYEMAEKGEASGTDTVMQSAHVLIEKHLTWLEEQFEEEHEKEFTLLAELPDDERAQMTEQVESLQQEKRDILARINHVKERFTDDLEEILKNAYLMPAPTRDLATAFLESTQPDFKVGMLFAKKKTMAEKEERLGAFLADIQEKVKIQLEWHIKEMAVKVLADAEVHDANLESEAQSLSISIMEEFLRGSLKPQASMTGEYVLNYTNDLANSIKKEARGVADQFLADLLAAMKKKADNKLRQLSTELEQYADFERALNASAALGDKVTKEQKELQDIAHATSDVFDNLAVDTLVNQWLEEERNVTVKMMEIGNHEVRDGAGASILAEMEASAGTDVKEASVVKGDLRGKEKLLETATSLQEAAQLIQPLKGFQSLYKELTDKASRLEQQTFTVALFGAFSAGKSSFANALMGEKVLPVSPNPTTAAINKIMASNAEHSHGTATVQLKTEAMLLEDVSLALNAFGKQAKTLDEAYQFAGEIVAKADEQETGKTYLSFLRAFHQGLPPYKEQLGTVITVDLDGFKSFAAEESKSCLVDLIELYYDCAMTKQGMVLVDTPGADSINARHTGAAFEYIKNSDAILFVTYYNHPFSKADREFLIQLGRVKDSFAMDKMFFIVNAVDLAETTEELEDVIEYVKDQLNGFGIRFPKLFPLTSKGALSEKLEPGSFHHAFLPNSGISTFQSRFDDFIEHDLTDLAIESAEAAVIRAEELLADVIAASKQDEQAKLRALETLNEESQAIADILAVIPSEAEKKRLKKEVDELTFYSKQRVFLRFTDFFKESFNPAVIKDDGQDLKVVLKQALQSLLESLGFDLSQEMRATALRSEVFVNKLLKEKQVSLLQQIQDVRKTISLQSYEAAGRDIPEFKRAFEDLTEAEFKKELALFKNPKAFFEKNEKVHMSNAIQARLDQPALDYVQFQGGRMFEAYTAMLEEELAAIQQAYQREIADIFAGLRSALEEKVDIPYYEEVLAKMKRKHS
- a CDS encoding carbonic anhydrase; protein product: MKGRKLSFTLLTTFISLSLAGCSSGVTESTKEEKLQKEESTETSTTVHHETDWSYKGETGPEHWGELDPLNSACINGKEQSPINVETSQIKADKQLEKLEINYISSEFSLENNGHTIQGNPATSDNFIVLNNNKYTLAQFHFHTPSEHQFNGQNFDMELHLVHKDDKNQLAVVGLMIKEGKANEVLEQAWKALPQEKTTEAKKLANPINLTEILPKDQQSFRYNGSLTTPPCSENVNWIILEQPIEMSKEQIEAFRKIFPDNHRPVQPLNEREIRKS